A portion of the Coturnix japonica isolate 7356 chromosome 4, Coturnix japonica 2.1, whole genome shotgun sequence genome contains these proteins:
- the SNX12 gene encoding sorting nexin-12 — translation MSEAAVADTRRLNAKPQDLTDAYGPPSNFLEIDIFNPQTVGMGRARYTSYELRMRTNLPIFKLKESCVRRRYSDFEWLKNELERDSKIVVPPLPGKALKRQLPFRGDEGIFEESFIEERRQGLEQFINKIAGHPLAQNERCLHMFLQEETIDRNYVPGKVRQ, via the exons ATGTCGGAGGCGGCGGTGGCGGACACACGGCGCCTGAACGCCAAGCCGCAGGACCTGACGGACGCGTACGGGCCGCCCAGCAACTTCCTGGAGATCGACATCTTCAACCCGCAGACCGTGGGCATGGGCCGAGCCAGATACACCAGCTACGAGCTCCGCATGAGG ACAAACCTCCCCATCTTCAAATTGAAGGAGTCGTGTGTGAGGAGACGATACAGTGACTTTGAATGGCTGAAGAATGAGCTGGAACGAGACAGTAAG attgTAGTGCCACCACTGCCTGGAAAAGCTTTGAAACGACAGCTTCCGTTCCGAGGAGACGAAGGCATCTTTGAGGAGTCCTTCATCGAGGAGAGGAGACAGGGACTAGAACAGTTTATTAACAA AATTGCTGGGCACCCGCTGGCACAGAACGAGCGCTGCTTACATATGTTCCTGCAAGAGGAGACCATCGATAGGAATTACGTCCCGGGGAAAGTGCGCCAGTAG
- the FOXO4 gene encoding forkhead box protein O4 — MAEAGGAAATAPDIDPDFEPQSRPRSCTWPLPRPELPAGAAEAGGTGGTGAAAEEGAGGAAAAAAAAGPGRAEGARAGGGGGAAAAAARKGGSRRNAWGNLSYADLITQAIESSPEKRLTLSQIYDWMVRCVPYFKDKGDSNSSAGWKNSIRHNLSLHSKFIKVHNEATGKSSWWMLNPEGGKSGKAPRRRAASMDNSSKLAKVRSKASKKKPPLQSAPEATADSPGSQFPKWPGSPSSRSNEDSDVWNTFRPRTSSNASTISARLSPILTEQDDLHDEELLPSMVYSSASSNVPPTVTEELELIDGLNLMSPSSSVLSTQQSTSSGQIQRDSSFSLRSPSAAGQTATFGNSLFNPVEMSLQSSVSHFSGPQTLEALLTPGSPPPRDVLMTQVDPVLPQTGGRMSSRTLLLLGGQATQSKMSSGNLRGKPAEQQAEPVGASALPSTLPIVASPQNTASINSLKAPVSATAAQSVQLGSPPLLSSAGPAPLGLNQDRLPIDLDIDMYMENLECDMDYIIRSELMDADGLDFNFEPVPSTPSYPSSSQASSHTWVPS, encoded by the exons ATGGCGGAggcgggcggagcggcggcCACAGCGCCGGACATCGACCCGGACTTCGAGCCGCAGAGCCGGCCGCGCTCCTGTACGTGGCCTTTACCGCGGCCCGAGCTGCCCGCGGGCGCGGCCGAAGCGGGAGGAACGGGCGGAACGGGCGCGGCGGCGGAGGAGGGAgcgggcggagcggcggcggcggcggcggcggccgggccCGGGCGGGCAGAGGGGGCTCGGGCcggaggcggcggcggagcggcggcggcggcggcgcggaaGGGCGGCTCCCGACGGAACGCGTGGGGCAACCTGTCGTACGCGGACCTCATCACCCAGGCCATCGAGAGCTCCCCCGAGAAGCGGCTCACCCTGTCGCAGATCTACGACTGGATGGTGCGGTGCGTGCCCTACTTCAAGGACAAGGGCGACAGCAACAGCTCGGCCGGATGGAAG aactcTATTAGGCATAACCTGTCCCTGCACAGCAAGTTCATTAAAGTTCATAATGAAGCCACAGGGAAGAGTTCCTGGTGGATGCTCAATCCTGAAGGTGGTAAAAGTGGAAAAGCACCAAGGAGAAGAGCTGCATCTATggacaacagcagcaaactcGCTAAAGTCAGAAGTAAAGCATCTAAAAAGAAGCCCCCGCTCCAATCTGCTCCAGAAGCCACTGCTGACAGCCCTGGCTCCCAGTTCCCAAAGTGGCCTGGGAGCCCATCCTCGAGAAGCAATGAGGACTCTGATGTGTGGAACACCTTCAGGCCTCGAACCAGTTCCAATGCAAGCACCATCAGCGCCAGGCTTTCTCCGATCCTGACCGAGCAGGATGACCTCCATGATGAAGAGCTTCTCCCGTCTATGGTGTACTCCAGTGCATCCAGCAATGTTCCACCAACTGTGACTGAGGAGCTTGAGCTCATCGATGGGTTAAATTTGATGTCTCCCAGCTCATCCGTGCTGTCTACCCAGCAGTCCACCTCCAGTGGTCAAATCCAGAGAGATTCCAGCTTTTCCTTGCGGAGCCCAAGTGCAGCTGGGCAGACCGCTACGTTTGGCAATTCCCTGTTTAACCCTGTTGAAATGTCTCTGCAGAGTTCTGTCAGCCATTTCTCTGGGCCGCAGACCTTGGAAGCTCTTCTGACACCTGGCTCTCCGCCTCCAAGGGATGTGCTGATGACTCAGGTGGATCCAGTTCTCCCGCAGACTGGTGGCAGGATGAGCAGCCGAACTCTTCTGCTTCTAGGTGGACAAGCCACCCAGAGTAAGATGAGCTCAGGCAATCTGCGAGGGaagcctgcagagcagcaggcagaaccAGTTGGTGCCAGTGCTTTGCCATCAACGCTTCCCATAGTAGCATCTCCTCAAAACACTGCCAGCATTAACAGTTTGAAGGCTCCAGTTTCTGCAACAGCTGCCCAGTCGGTCCAGCTGGGCAGTCCTccactgctttcttctgctggcCCTGCTCCTCTGGGGTTAAACCAGGACAGGCTGCCCATTGACCTGGACATTGACATGTACATGGAGAACCTTGAATGTGATATGGATTACATAATCCGCAGTGAACTCATGGATGCAGATGGGCTGGATTTTAATTTTGAACCTGTTCCGTCTACTCCCAGCTATCCCAGCAGCTCGCAGGCTTCCAGCCACACCTGGGTACCAAGTTAA